One window of the Chitinophaga niabensis genome contains the following:
- a CDS encoding glycine-rich domain-containing protein, giving the protein METTVSFNRVETPSMDDINRIDFTMVKLKLQEPPYEGHGWSVSQAEVAEIEYKRFLGLKRKYPDKDIVPNRDVDIFWHQHILDTEKYAKDCEVIFGFFLHHFPYFGMNGPQDEQNLMDAFEETRQLYADNFGSDYLAKPTKPKRCVAPKCRTQCKPMKCR; this is encoded by the coding sequence ATGGAAACAACGGTTTCATTTAATCGGGTAGAAACTCCTTCCATGGATGATATCAATAGGATTGATTTCACCATGGTGAAATTAAAATTACAGGAACCTCCTTATGAAGGACATGGTTGGTCTGTATCTCAAGCAGAGGTGGCAGAAATCGAGTATAAAAGATTTCTTGGATTGAAGCGAAAGTATCCCGATAAGGATATTGTTCCGAACAGAGATGTTGATATTTTCTGGCATCAGCACATTCTTGACACAGAAAAATATGCAAAGGACTGTGAAGTGATTTTCGGATTTTTTTTGCATCACTTTCCTTATTTCGGAATGAATGGGCCACAGGATGAACAAAATTTGATGGATGCTTTTGAGGAAACCAGGCAATTGTATGCTGATAATTTCGGTTCCGATTATTTAGCAAAACCGACAAAGCCTAAAAGATGTGTGGCGCCCAAATGCAGAACACAATGCAAGCCAATGAAATGTAGATAG
- a CDS encoding DUF6377 domain-containing protein: protein MKWILLNLFLILAIAGAKAHAGTLNAESTASSYAAENTNLTENTNTTNTDSLLRQLNQTLAQSKTYDDAKLTHLKQLKNNLAQAKQLPQQYDVCLQLYEAYKAFHYDSAFSYALMLQDIANKMQDNHRSQYAKIKLGFILLSSGMFRETAEIMDTLKTNHLPDSMRAEFFVLMRRYYYDLADYVNDQHYSPIYLKEAARYTDSAVALYPENHFQRLDCLGYKYYKQGNLDSSLYYFNRIIAKNDLSFHEQARVNANLGFIYVIRNEYEKAVDLLARSAMADAKGSVKETTATFNLASILFKTGDIKNASKYIEKAVEDATFYGARQRKVQVSAILPIIEGERFNTVESQKDRLFIYSAVATFLLLASIVMSFIIYKQVQKLKAAQNTITKANQIQQEINDKLLESNKIKEEYIGYCFQIASAYIDKIEKLKNQVDHKLLDNKYSEIRFLVNNINIKQERDELFRNFDRIFLKIFPNFVAHFNSFFKEEDQIKLKDNELLNTDLRIYALIRIGISENEKIAQILEYSVNTIYAYKTKIRNKSLLPNDEFEEKIMGIKI from the coding sequence ATGAAGTGGATTCTGCTTAACCTTTTCCTCATACTCGCAATTGCCGGGGCAAAAGCCCATGCAGGTACCCTTAATGCTGAAAGTACTGCAAGTAGCTATGCTGCCGAAAACACCAATCTTACCGAAAACACCAATACCACCAATACTGACAGCTTACTCCGCCAACTCAACCAAACCCTCGCCCAATCCAAAACATACGATGACGCCAAACTAACCCATCTCAAACAACTTAAAAACAACCTCGCCCAGGCCAAACAACTGCCACAGCAATACGATGTTTGCCTCCAACTCTACGAAGCCTACAAAGCCTTCCACTACGATTCGGCTTTCTCCTACGCCCTCATGCTCCAGGACATCGCCAACAAAATGCAGGACAACCATCGCAGCCAATACGCTAAAATCAAACTGGGCTTCATTTTGCTCTCTTCCGGCATGTTCCGCGAAACTGCAGAGATCATGGACACCCTCAAAACGAATCACCTGCCAGATAGCATGCGCGCAGAATTCTTTGTGCTCATGCGCCGCTATTACTATGACCTCGCAGATTATGTGAACGATCAGCATTATTCCCCCATCTACTTAAAGGAAGCTGCCCGCTACACAGACTCCGCCGTTGCCCTCTACCCTGAAAACCATTTTCAACGCCTGGACTGCCTGGGATATAAATACTATAAACAAGGCAATCTGGACTCATCCCTCTACTACTTCAACCGTATCATTGCTAAAAACGACCTCTCTTTTCACGAGCAAGCCAGGGTAAATGCCAACCTGGGCTTCATATATGTGATTAGAAACGAATACGAAAAGGCCGTAGACCTCCTCGCGAGATCTGCTATGGCGGATGCCAAAGGTTCTGTAAAAGAAACTACCGCAACCTTTAACCTCGCTTCCATCCTTTTCAAAACCGGAGACATAAAAAATGCCTCTAAATACATCGAAAAAGCTGTGGAAGACGCCACTTTCTACGGCGCCAGGCAAAGAAAAGTACAGGTAAGTGCCATCCTCCCCATCATCGAAGGCGAACGGTTCAATACGGTCGAAAGCCAGAAAGACCGCCTTTTCATCTATTCCGCTGTAGCCACTTTCCTGCTGCTGGCTTCTATCGTCATGTCCTTCATCATCTACAAACAGGTGCAAAAGCTCAAAGCAGCACAGAATACCATAACCAAAGCCAACCAGATCCAGCAGGAAATAAACGACAAACTCCTGGAATCCAATAAGATAAAGGAAGAATACATCGGCTACTGCTTCCAGATCGCCTCGGCTTATATCGACAAGATCGAGAAACTCAAAAACCAGGTAGACCACAAACTGCTTGACAATAAATACTCTGAAATACGCTTCCTCGTTAACAACATTAATATTAAACAGGAAAGGGATGAATTGTTCCGCAACTTCGACCGCATCTTCCTGAAGATCTTCCCCAATTTCGTAGCCCACTTCAACTCCTTCTTTAAAGAAGAAGACCAGATCAAACTAAAAGACAACGAACTCCTGAACACGGACCTCCGCATCTATGCCCTCATCCGCATCGGCATCAGTGAAAATGAAAAAATAGCCCAGATCCTCGAATACTCAGTGAACACCATTTACGCCTATAAAACCAAGATCCGGAACAAATCCCTCCTCCCAAACGATGAATTTGAGGAAAAAATCATGGGAATTAAGATCTAA
- a CDS encoding SusC/RagA family TonB-linked outer membrane protein yields the protein MTKMRLLKALLFFPLLFLATGVLAQTKALTGSIRDAQGAAIPGANIQIKGTNSGTVTDGNGVFKLSVPASATTLIISYIGYLKQEVPIGAKTEFDITLQLDNTTLADVVVVGYGVARKKDLTGAVASLKAKDFNRGITNAPDQLIQGKVAGLMVVNNSGAPGAATTVRIRGVSSVRSGNQPLYVIDGVPLDGRIARPGVNTSLGTSPDANPLNFVNAFDIASMEVLKDASATAIYGSRGSNGVIMITTKKGQTGPAKLDFGYSVGVSSIMKKLKVLDAGQYKAALAQYNLTGGDEGGNADAMDAILRKGVTQNFNVGVSGGNETGRYRASFGLMNQEGIIRKTGMKKYTGNITGQYKFLESKKLGLDFNVMASHTTEQLAPISNNAGYLGSLVGQALQWNPTRNIRKADGSLNIMEGDNSPINPLAMSEAWEDKADISYILGSISPYYKITDDLEYRFLFSVNRQTGIRRAQIASFINIQGIKDLGIAYYGNAELTTKLFTHTLSYNKKISSALNLNAVVGYEYQDFNFKGADLGASGFSTDAVPYTSILQNAAQANTFMSSYENPSSELQSIFGRVTVNLKEKYLLTATLRADGSNKFGKNNRYGYFPSFAAKWNVSEEDFLKGNSFVQNLALRAGWGQTGNQEFPAGAAQEQYDLRSAGAAGLMNVANPDLKWESSKQLNIGVDFSILDNRLSGNVDYFNKNTSNLLFNFPAIAPAPASNTWVNLPGEVINKGVEVALRGEIIRGKDFSWMLGANATFIKNELKNYTGPNVLTGSISGQGVSGATVQRFANGQPLNVFYVRKFKGLDKDGLSIFEDNGNSFYYSGDPNPKQMLGLTTEFGYKKWFLSVNMNGAFGHKVYNNTANTVLPITNLGSRNVALELLALKESRSNPITTSTRYLENGNFMKLTNATLSYSLGNVGKSFKNVSLYLTGQNLFVITKYSGFDPEVNTDKNVNGVTSFGIEYSPYPTARNVIFGINLSL from the coding sequence ATGACCAAAATGCGACTACTCAAAGCGCTTCTGTTCTTCCCACTCCTATTTCTTGCCACAGGAGTTTTAGCCCAGACAAAAGCCCTGACCGGAAGTATCCGGGACGCCCAAGGCGCTGCCATTCCAGGTGCCAACATCCAGATAAAAGGCACCAACTCAGGTACAGTAACTGACGGCAACGGTGTTTTCAAACTCTCTGTACCGGCCTCAGCCACAACCCTTATCATTTCCTATATCGGTTACCTGAAACAGGAAGTACCCATCGGTGCAAAAACTGAATTTGACATTACGCTGCAACTGGACAATACCACCCTCGCAGATGTGGTGGTAGTAGGTTACGGTGTAGCCAGAAAGAAAGACCTCACCGGCGCCGTGGCCTCTCTTAAAGCAAAGGACTTTAACAGAGGAATCACCAATGCCCCGGACCAACTGATCCAGGGTAAAGTTGCAGGACTAATGGTAGTGAACAACAGTGGAGCCCCCGGAGCTGCAACTACTGTTCGCATCCGTGGCGTCTCTTCTGTAAGATCCGGCAACCAACCGCTCTATGTAATTGACGGTGTTCCCCTGGATGGCCGGATTGCCCGCCCAGGCGTAAATACCTCTTTAGGTACCTCACCTGATGCTAACCCGCTGAATTTCGTGAACGCTTTCGACATTGCTTCCATGGAAGTACTGAAAGATGCATCGGCTACCGCCATTTATGGCTCCCGCGGATCCAACGGGGTGATTATGATCACTACCAAAAAAGGACAAACGGGGCCGGCTAAACTGGATTTCGGTTACTCTGTTGGTGTAAGCAGTATCATGAAAAAACTGAAAGTGCTGGACGCCGGTCAATACAAGGCGGCACTAGCGCAATACAACCTTACCGGGGGAGATGAAGGAGGAAATGCTGATGCCATGGATGCTATCCTTCGTAAAGGCGTTACACAAAACTTCAATGTGGGTGTTAGCGGTGGAAACGAAACCGGCAGATACCGCGCTTCTTTTGGTCTCATGAACCAGGAAGGTATCATCCGCAAAACAGGTATGAAAAAATATACCGGTAACATCACCGGCCAATATAAATTCTTAGAGTCTAAAAAATTAGGACTGGATTTCAACGTGATGGCTTCTCATACCACGGAACAACTGGCGCCTATTTCCAATAACGCCGGTTACCTGGGAAGCCTGGTAGGCCAGGCTTTGCAATGGAACCCCACCCGTAACATAAGAAAAGCGGACGGTTCCCTGAACATCATGGAAGGTGATAACTCTCCGATCAATCCGCTGGCCATGTCTGAAGCGTGGGAAGATAAAGCGGATATCTCCTACATCCTCGGCAGCATTTCTCCTTACTATAAGATTACAGACGATCTGGAATACCGCTTCCTCTTCTCTGTGAACCGCCAGACTGGTATCCGCCGTGCGCAGATCGCTTCCTTTATCAACATCCAGGGAATTAAAGATCTCGGGATCGCCTATTATGGCAATGCGGAACTCACCACGAAATTATTCACGCACACCCTCAGCTATAACAAAAAGATCTCCTCTGCACTCAACCTGAATGCAGTAGTAGGGTACGAATACCAGGATTTCAATTTCAAAGGAGCAGACCTCGGTGCCAGTGGTTTTTCAACGGATGCAGTACCATATACCAGCATCCTCCAGAATGCGGCACAGGCCAATACATTTATGTCTTCTTATGAAAACCCCAGCTCTGAACTGCAATCTATTTTCGGCAGGGTAACGGTAAACCTGAAAGAGAAATATCTCCTCACGGCTACTTTAAGGGCTGATGGCTCCAACAAATTCGGTAAGAACAACCGCTATGGTTATTTCCCTTCCTTCGCTGCGAAATGGAATGTTAGTGAAGAAGATTTCCTGAAAGGCAACAGCTTTGTACAGAACCTTGCTTTACGCGCAGGATGGGGCCAAACGGGTAACCAGGAATTTCCTGCCGGTGCTGCACAGGAACAATATGATCTTCGTTCAGCTGGCGCAGCCGGTTTGATGAACGTGGCCAATCCTGACCTGAAATGGGAAAGCTCCAAACAGTTGAATATTGGTGTGGACTTCTCTATACTGGATAACAGGCTCAGCGGTAACGTGGATTACTTTAACAAAAACACCTCCAACCTGCTCTTCAACTTCCCTGCCATTGCGCCTGCTCCGGCATCCAATACATGGGTGAACCTTCCGGGAGAAGTGATCAATAAGGGTGTGGAAGTTGCACTGAGAGGAGAGATTATACGTGGAAAGGACTTCTCCTGGATGCTGGGAGCAAACGCCACTTTCATTAAAAATGAATTGAAGAACTACACAGGGCCCAATGTACTCACGGGTTCTATCAGCGGACAAGGTGTGAGTGGTGCAACCGTACAACGTTTCGCCAACGGCCAGCCACTGAACGTATTCTATGTACGTAAATTCAAAGGACTGGATAAAGACGGTCTGAGCATTTTTGAAGACAATGGTAACTCTTTCTACTATTCCGGCGACCCCAACCCTAAACAAATGCTGGGGCTCACTACAGAATTCGGTTATAAGAAATGGTTCCTCTCCGTGAACATGAATGGCGCCTTCGGCCATAAAGTATACAACAATACCGCCAATACGGTATTGCCCATCACCAACCTCGGCTCCAGGAATGTGGCGCTGGAATTGTTAGCATTGAAAGAAAGCAGGTCCAACCCGATCACTACTTCCACCCGCTACCTGGAAAATGGCAACTTCATGAAACTCACCAATGCTACCCTCAGTTATTCCCTGGGGAATGTTGGGAAATCTTTCAAAAACGTTTCGCTTTATCTCACCGGTCAAAACCTTTTTGTGATCACTAAGTACAGTGGCTTTGATCCTGAAGTGAATACAGATAAGAATGTAAACGGTGTTACCTCCTTTGGTATCGAGTATTCTCCATACCCCACTGCAAGGAACGTAATCTTCGGTATCAATCTTTCCCTTTAA
- a CDS encoding RagB/SusD family nutrient uptake outer membrane protein — MHLYKKIACLLLVGYGFASCTKLDEKLGSTITKGQADSVIQVSSLLKSAYDALQLPYQDQSNFWALQEMPSDEAVAPTRGGDWDDNGAWRSLKTHTWTAEHGTIGAAFSNLLLLQFSATNVLNFNPSARQAAEARFLRALSMYSVLDGWGQVPFREPGDNLLKAPKVLKGAEASDFIIAELTAIINDLPEHSATVPAFVASKDAARTLLMKCYLQKGAFANPAAPTFAAADMQQVITIANTIISSGRYTLATNYFDNFTQNNNVLSTENIFTQENGPGLSTVRPGNAAFCHWAPTLHYYQTPGGWNGFATVSDFYDKFEAVDSRRGGPYTGVTNLTGTNVGFLIGQQYNKDGVALKDRNGNNLIFTRELALSESGNDLEVKGIRVVKYPPDMITPGGSNSNNGNNDYVFLRYADVLLMKAEAMIRSNDAAGALPIVNDLRVKRKATPLGAVDLNVMLDERGREFYWEGWRRHDLIRFSKYLAIWQLKPADDPKNLLFPIPVNDLAVNPNLSQNPGY, encoded by the coding sequence ATGCATCTATATAAAAAAATTGCTTGTTTATTACTGGTAGGATATGGCTTTGCTTCCTGTACCAAGCTGGATGAAAAATTAGGTTCCACTATCACCAAAGGCCAGGCGGACTCTGTGATACAGGTTTCCTCTCTGCTGAAAAGCGCATACGATGCCTTACAACTTCCTTACCAGGACCAATCTAATTTCTGGGCCTTACAGGAAATGCCTTCCGATGAAGCAGTTGCCCCAACACGTGGTGGCGACTGGGATGATAACGGCGCATGGCGTTCTCTGAAAACACATACCTGGACTGCCGAACATGGAACCATCGGCGCAGCCTTCAGTAACTTACTATTGTTGCAGTTCAGCGCTACCAACGTATTGAACTTTAATCCTAGTGCACGTCAGGCTGCGGAAGCCCGTTTCCTCCGTGCACTATCCATGTACTCTGTACTGGATGGATGGGGTCAGGTACCTTTCCGCGAACCAGGGGATAATCTGCTGAAAGCACCCAAAGTATTGAAGGGCGCCGAAGCATCTGATTTTATCATCGCAGAACTCACGGCTATCATCAACGACCTGCCGGAACATTCTGCTACCGTACCTGCTTTCGTAGCATCCAAAGATGCGGCAAGAACATTGCTGATGAAATGTTACCTGCAAAAGGGTGCTTTTGCAAACCCCGCCGCTCCTACATTTGCAGCTGCAGATATGCAACAGGTGATCACCATCGCCAACACCATCATCTCCAGCGGCAGGTATACGCTCGCCACTAATTACTTCGACAACTTTACGCAGAACAATAATGTACTGTCTACCGAAAACATCTTTACGCAGGAAAACGGCCCCGGCCTTAGTACTGTAAGACCCGGTAACGCCGCATTCTGCCATTGGGCACCTACTTTGCATTATTACCAAACACCCGGTGGATGGAATGGTTTTGCAACGGTGTCTGATTTCTATGACAAGTTTGAAGCTGTGGACTCCCGCCGGGGTGGCCCCTACACTGGTGTTACAAACCTCACCGGTACAAATGTTGGTTTCCTCATAGGCCAGCAGTACAACAAAGATGGTGTTGCGCTGAAAGACCGTAACGGCAATAACCTCATCTTTACGCGTGAACTGGCCTTGTCTGAATCCGGCAATGACCTTGAGGTGAAAGGCATCCGTGTAGTGAAATATCCACCGGATATGATCACTCCCGGCGGCTCCAACAGCAACAACGGAAACAATGATTATGTGTTCCTGAGATATGCAGATGTGCTGTTAATGAAAGCGGAAGCCATGATCCGCAGCAATGATGCTGCCGGCGCATTACCGATCGTGAATGATCTTCGCGTGAAACGTAAAGCTACACCACTAGGGGCTGTAGATCTGAATGTGATGCTCGATGAACGTGGCCGCGAATTCTATTGGGAAGGATGGCGCAGGCATGATCTCATCCGTTTTTCCAAGTATCTGGCCATCTGGCAGTTGAAACCGGCTGACGATCCTAAGAACCTGCTGTTCCCCATACCGGTAAACGATCTGGCTGTTAACCCCAATCTTTCACAGAATCCCGGTTATTAA
- a CDS encoding TIM-barrel domain-containing protein, giving the protein MVFRVVFFLCLIFSTVTNAQPVKNTGKVTAVNIQPQEIRITTQHGFAVITAYSPSIIRVRIDKQPLAKDFSYAVISSPLVFKPRITQNADEIKLETDSLIAIISKNPFAVTFTTPDGHLINTDEKGLGTSWIGEEVTTYKTMQEGERFIGLGEKTGNLDRKGSSYTNWNTDAFGYTVSQDPIYSTIPFYIGVHHGLNYGIFFDNSYRSNFNFGASNNRFSSFNANGGEMNYYFIFHQRVADIITSYTQLTGRITLPPLWSLGYQQNRYSYYPEAEVMRIAQTLREKEIPADGITLDIHHMDAYKLFTWNKTRFPDPGSMNEKLNKLGFKTTVIVDPGIKVEKGYHAYESGLQSDIFIKYSDGQNYTGQVWPGWCHFPDFTSSKGRAWWKNQVTHYAKSGVSGLWNDMNEIATWGQNMPDNVIFDFEGNPVTHQQAHNVYGLEMIRASYEGYRAALPDKRPFILTRAGYAGLQRYSAIWTGDNRAEEDHMLLGVRLMNSLGLSGVPFSGMDIGGFTGNGSPSLYARWIQIGAFIPYFRSHTGINTKSAEPWAFGEEVLEIARNYINLRYRLLPYLYSNFYEASVSGLPIMRTLALDNTHDANVYDTRFQNEYCFGPSFLIAPYESKQTYAPVYFPQGKWYNFYNDSIEAGGKEKIFTLSMQQLPVFVKESSIIPMQSLIQTTVEKPTDTLFVHVYKGNVKNKFIYYEDDGESYAYEKGAFYKRTITYDPSTNKLLFAAAEGQIGSKFKSIQLILHGFGKQENMQSDEIAFLQPISRFDPQGEATPPVVCKVQKRAFVNVKEEIVVELR; this is encoded by the coding sequence ATGGTATTTAGAGTCGTTTTTTTTCTCTGTCTGATTTTTTCAACTGTTACAAATGCCCAGCCTGTAAAGAACACTGGTAAAGTCACTGCGGTGAACATACAGCCGCAGGAAATAAGGATCACCACACAGCATGGTTTCGCGGTCATTACTGCTTACAGTCCTTCTATCATTCGCGTGAGAATAGACAAACAGCCACTGGCCAAAGATTTTTCCTATGCAGTGATCAGCAGCCCCCTTGTTTTTAAACCCCGCATCACGCAGAACGCAGATGAAATAAAACTGGAAACGGATTCGCTCATTGCGATAATTAGTAAAAACCCTTTCGCCGTTACATTCACCACACCGGATGGTCACCTCATCAACACAGATGAAAAGGGCCTCGGCACTTCATGGATCGGTGAAGAAGTAACCACATACAAAACCATGCAGGAGGGAGAACGTTTTATCGGCCTTGGCGAGAAAACGGGAAACCTGGACCGTAAAGGCAGCTCCTACACCAACTGGAATACAGACGCATTTGGTTACACTGTAAGCCAGGACCCGATCTATTCTACTATTCCTTTCTATATCGGAGTACATCATGGTTTGAACTACGGCATCTTTTTCGATAATAGTTACCGCAGCAATTTCAACTTCGGCGCCAGTAACAACCGTTTCTCTTCTTTCAACGCCAATGGCGGTGAAATGAATTACTACTTCATTTTCCATCAGCGGGTGGCAGATATCATTACATCTTATACACAACTAACAGGCCGCATCACGCTGCCACCACTATGGAGCCTTGGTTATCAACAGAACCGTTACAGTTATTATCCGGAAGCTGAAGTGATGCGCATTGCCCAAACCCTCCGGGAGAAAGAGATCCCTGCAGACGGCATCACGCTGGACATTCATCATATGGATGCCTATAAACTTTTCACCTGGAATAAAACCCGCTTCCCTGATCCCGGGAGCATGAACGAAAAGCTAAACAAACTAGGTTTCAAAACCACGGTGATCGTAGACCCAGGTATCAAAGTGGAAAAAGGATACCATGCCTACGAAAGTGGATTACAGTCTGACATCTTTATCAAATACAGCGATGGCCAGAACTACACAGGCCAGGTATGGCCCGGCTGGTGTCACTTTCCGGACTTCACCAGCTCAAAAGGCAGAGCATGGTGGAAGAACCAGGTAACCCATTATGCCAAAAGCGGCGTATCCGGCTTATGGAATGACATGAATGAAATTGCCACCTGGGGCCAGAACATGCCGGACAATGTAATTTTTGATTTTGAAGGAAACCCCGTTACCCATCAACAGGCACACAATGTTTACGGATTAGAAATGATCCGTGCCAGCTATGAAGGTTATCGTGCGGCCTTACCTGATAAACGGCCTTTCATCCTTACCCGCGCAGGTTATGCAGGCCTTCAACGCTATTCCGCTATCTGGACTGGCGATAATCGTGCAGAAGAAGATCACATGTTATTAGGTGTTCGTTTAATGAACAGTCTCGGTCTTAGTGGCGTTCCTTTTTCCGGTATGGACATTGGTGGTTTTACAGGAAACGGTTCCCCCAGCCTGTATGCCCGTTGGATACAGATCGGCGCTTTCATTCCATACTTCCGCAGTCACACGGGCATCAATACAAAATCCGCAGAGCCATGGGCTTTTGGAGAAGAGGTTTTAGAGATCGCACGCAATTACATCAACCTGCGTTATAGGCTGTTGCCTTATCTCTATTCAAACTTTTACGAAGCCTCTGTTTCCGGGTTGCCCATCATGCGCACGCTGGCATTGGATAACACGCATGATGCCAACGTATACGATACCCGCTTTCAAAATGAATACTGCTTTGGCCCTTCGTTCCTCATTGCGCCATATGAAAGCAAGCAAACCTATGCTCCGGTATATTTCCCGCAGGGCAAATGGTATAATTTCTATAATGATAGCATTGAAGCCGGTGGCAAAGAAAAAATATTCACCCTATCGATGCAGCAGCTGCCGGTATTTGTGAAAGAGAGCAGTATCATTCCCATGCAGTCATTGATCCAGACAACCGTAGAAAAACCAACGGATACCTTGTTTGTACATGTTTACAAAGGAAACGTGAAAAATAAATTCATTTATTATGAAGATGATGGAGAAAGTTATGCTTATGAAAAAGGGGCCTTCTATAAACGTACCATTACTTATGACCCATCAACCAACAAGCTGTTATTCGCAGCCGCTGAAGGACAGATCGGTTCGAAGTTCAAATCCATCCAGCTGATCTTGCATGGGTTCGGCAAACAGGAAAATATGCAGTCGGATGAAATTGCCTTCCTGCAACCGATCTCCCGATTTGATCCGCAGGGAGAGGCTACGCCACCTGTTGTTTGTAAAGTGCAGAAGAGAGCTTTTGTGAATGTGAAGGAAGAAATTGTTGTTGAACTCAGGTAA
- a CDS encoding Rieske (2Fe-2S) protein, giving the protein MSKQYNWYRLTDEVSADEQAITVQEVNGKKVCFSRYQGQLYAFAYKCPHAGGIMADGRMDGHGNVVCPLHRYKFSVRNGYNSSGEGFYLKTYPVEMREDGAYVGLEKSWLGW; this is encoded by the coding sequence ATGAGCAAGCAGTATAACTGGTACCGGCTAACGGATGAAGTGTCAGCGGATGAACAGGCTATTACGGTGCAGGAAGTGAATGGGAAGAAGGTCTGTTTCTCCAGGTACCAGGGGCAGTTGTATGCGTTTGCGTATAAATGTCCGCATGCCGGAGGGATTATGGCAGATGGGAGGATGGATGGGCATGGGAATGTAGTGTGCCCTTTGCACCGGTATAAGTTTAGTGTACGGAATGGGTATAATAGTAGTGGGGAGGGGTTTTATCTGAAGACGTACCCGGTGGAGATGAGAGAGGATGGGGCTTATGTGGGATTGGAGAAGAGTTGGTTGGGATGGTGA
- the hflX gene encoding GTPase HflX, whose amino-acid sequence MIEKQQVVQNDERAVLIGLIHKEQTETEVSEYLDELAFLAETAGAVAVKRFTQRLPHPDRATFIGKGKLEEVRQYVLNKDVSLVIFDDELSGSQISNIQKELKVKVIDRSDLILDIFAHRARTAQARTQVELAQYQYILPRLRGMWTHLERQKGGIGMRGPGETEIETDRRIVKDKISLLRKRLAEIDKQSLTQRKERGEYIRVALVGYTNVGKSTIMNMLSKSEVFAENKLFATLDTTTRKVVFEQTPFLLSDTVGFIRKLPHHLVESFKSTLDEVRESDILLHVVDISHPQYEDQIEVVNRTLADLKVLDKPTIMIFNKMDLYEKQTFDEWLADDVKDDILFQLKQSWQQRANGNCVFIAATERRNVEELRKTILEKVMEMYRQRFPYKSEYFF is encoded by the coding sequence TTGATAGAAAAACAACAAGTAGTACAAAATGACGAACGTGCGGTACTGATAGGTCTTATTCACAAAGAGCAGACAGAAACCGAAGTAAGCGAGTACCTGGATGAACTGGCCTTTCTGGCAGAAACAGCAGGTGCTGTGGCCGTAAAGCGATTTACGCAAAGACTCCCGCATCCGGACAGGGCTACTTTCATCGGGAAAGGAAAGCTGGAGGAAGTGCGGCAATATGTATTAAATAAAGATGTAAGTCTTGTAATATTTGACGATGAGCTGAGTGGCTCCCAGATCTCCAATATCCAAAAGGAACTGAAGGTAAAAGTGATCGACCGGAGTGACCTGATCCTGGACATCTTTGCCCATCGTGCCAGAACGGCGCAGGCAAGAACGCAGGTTGAACTGGCCCAATACCAGTATATCCTGCCACGCCTCCGTGGTATGTGGACGCACCTTGAACGTCAGAAAGGGGGTATCGGGATGCGCGGACCGGGTGAAACGGAAATTGAAACGGACAGGCGTATTGTGAAGGACAAGATCTCTCTTCTCCGTAAACGGCTCGCGGAAATCGACAAACAATCCCTCACCCAAAGGAAAGAACGGGGTGAGTACATCCGTGTGGCATTGGTAGGATATACCAACGTAGGTAAGAGCACCATCATGAACATGCTCAGCAAAAGTGAGGTGTTTGCAGAGAACAAACTGTTTGCCACCCTGGATACCACCACGCGGAAAGTTGTGTTTGAACAAACGCCTTTCCTCTTAAGTGATACGGTAGGGTTTATCCGTAAGCTCCCCCATCACCTGGTGGAGAGTTTCAAATCCACTTTGGATGAAGTGCGTGAAAGTGATATCCTGCTGCATGTAGTAGATATTTCCCATCCTCAATATGAAGATCAGATCGAAGTGGTGAACCGTACCCTTGCAGATTTGAAGGTATTGGACAAACCCACTATCATGATCTTCAACAAAATGGACCTCTACGAAAAACAGACATTCGATGAATGGCTGGCAGATGATGTGAAGGATGATATCCTGTTCCAGCTGAAGCAAAGCTGGCAGCAGCGGGCGAATGGAAACTGTGTGTTCATTGCCGCTACAGAGAGAAGGAATGTTGAAGAACTGAGGAAAACGATCCTGGAGAAAGTGATGGAGATGTATCGCCAGCGCTTCCCCTATAAATCAGAATATTTCTTTTAA